From one Catellatospora sp. IY07-71 genomic stretch:
- a CDS encoding DUF4145 domain-containing protein, whose translation MIDPLDQLTAASRNFAFLGPVAPRMGADAAAAEYYAFSDPDAAMGRARRFAEEFTRSLSGPFTGKEPSLHERVRRLVAGGVVPGRLVPLLDTVRRHGNEAVHQGSGDVAKALVSVEHCFRLAVWWHEHTQGSPPGHAYVPPSAALGRSLELRRLVEAFEKAVDAPPPRIVIAPRAAPAEDWAGGVEVTGGPHRYVVYGPAEVSEAPDRSWVFRDAAARRHDASNEPVRLRGVRGAGAAYEQLVRGLDRQSALLAELGGRPGLPRPVWRGADGDAELLVAAPPAGVSWQERFGLGPQPLDPLVVPMALSAAIDLANTLTALHQAGATHLALSGRSVLVGRDRRGALRDLGHAGLAALPPAADGYPAPEQRASAYGRPGPASDVYQVAALLHHTCAGAAPGGGPVVLSPHAPAGLAELLAAALDPEPRRRPDLRTFAGRLRRVRTHPHPEATL comes from the coding sequence ATGATCGACCCGCTCGACCAGCTCACCGCGGCCTCGCGCAACTTCGCGTTCCTCGGTCCGGTGGCGCCGCGCATGGGCGCCGACGCGGCCGCCGCCGAGTATTACGCGTTCTCCGATCCGGACGCGGCGATGGGCCGGGCACGGCGCTTCGCCGAGGAGTTCACCCGCTCGCTCAGCGGTCCCTTCACCGGCAAGGAGCCCAGCCTGCACGAACGGGTGCGCAGGCTCGTCGCCGGCGGCGTGGTGCCCGGCAGGCTGGTGCCGCTGCTGGACACCGTCCGCCGGCACGGCAACGAGGCGGTGCACCAGGGCTCCGGTGACGTCGCCAAGGCGCTCGTCTCGGTCGAGCACTGCTTCCGGCTGGCGGTGTGGTGGCACGAGCACACGCAGGGCAGCCCGCCCGGGCACGCGTACGTTCCTCCGTCGGCGGCCCTCGGCCGCTCCCTGGAGCTGCGCCGCCTGGTCGAGGCGTTCGAGAAGGCGGTGGACGCTCCGCCGCCGCGGATCGTGATCGCGCCGCGCGCCGCGCCCGCCGAGGACTGGGCGGGCGGTGTGGAGGTGACCGGCGGGCCCCACCGCTACGTGGTGTACGGTCCAGCCGAGGTCAGCGAGGCACCCGACCGGTCGTGGGTCTTCCGTGACGCGGCGGCGCGGCGGCACGACGCGTCCAACGAGCCGGTCCGGCTGCGTGGTGTGCGGGGTGCCGGGGCGGCCTATGAGCAGCTGGTGCGAGGCCTGGACCGGCAGTCGGCGCTGCTGGCCGAGCTCGGCGGGCGGCCGGGGCTGCCGCGGCCGGTCTGGCGCGGCGCCGACGGCGACGCCGAGCTGCTCGTCGCCGCCCCGCCGGCCGGGGTGAGCTGGCAGGAGCGGTTCGGGCTCGGCCCGCAGCCGCTGGATCCGCTGGTGGTGCCGATGGCGCTCAGTGCGGCGATCGACCTGGCGAACACCCTCACGGCCCTGCACCAGGCCGGAGCGACCCACCTCGCGCTCTCCGGCCGGTCCGTGCTCGTCGGCAGGGACCGGCGCGGGGCGCTGCGCGACCTGGGCCACGCGGGGCTCGCGGCGCTGCCGCCCGCCGCCGACGGCTACCCGGCTCCCGAGCAGCGGGCGAGTGCCTACGGACGACCAGGCCCGGCGTCCGACGTGTACCAGGTCGCCGCGCTGCTGCACCACACGTGCGCCGGAGCCGCGCCGGGAGGCGGGCCGGTGGTGCTCTCCCCGCACGCCCCGGCCGGCCTGGCCGAGCTGCTGGCCGCGGCCCTCGACCCGGAACCCCGCCGCCGTCCCGACCTGCGCACGTTCGCCGGACGGCTACGGCGAGTCCGCACGCATCCCCACCCGGAGGCGACCCTGTGA
- a CDS encoding DEAD/DEAH box helicase yields the protein MNPSPVHLPGAVALLPSPGFLDDIGNQFSPLLHELNLLAGQGVLPARLEEDDRGWRLFLHTSTRVLRLYPSRGGDAYTIARAHPRGFRDEAALLKQALLLTSRHGFRAFPDMGEFNRSVAGSRVIRSNHDDTLWDAWNAQLDAPAPHASPHEHRLALMDLVVQAARDIELGRVAERAPHQYASRGDAKEERHSARGVYRFRMLRRPELAVNTVVCLGDAPDLRGVVIRVDGNEVTVRFEPGADFRRIGAQGTLMVLPSDRVFRAQLKAIDTLRRGGGRNPQLLDALLDGAVRPYAPDTSVQPAGRLDGDQREALGRSAAVPDVLCVLGPPGTGKTTTIVEMVRAAVQRGERVLVTSHTHRAVDNVLENLPADMNVVRFGNEDRMSARVKALSAESQAETARREILADTAALDQLAAQHSHRPLAEQHLTHLDDQLRRLTAAEQETRRLDAALLDVVAPAGSPLRRELDQAAAAITGHREQLAQLQRAVDAVGRRIAFARRIAADLPFLAFLSNWFIAWQSGHAAAAGQSQARIRVELAAAEAAHRSVLQQAETLAASTPAARGLLEARAAAQRATAAARAQAEASSGALGLLLGPLFAPPAPQPTVEDWRRYHGDCRSGFDLIERRHALLQEWRARCGDLTTELQNEIARYADVLGATCIGTDTSARIAEMEFDLTIVDEAGQISLPNLLVPLIRSQRMVLVGDHRQLPPYLDDELRRWGDDVARHQGLTAQEIGQVRDLLVKSGFETLFPRLGPANAVWLRTQRRMPAEIAQFVSRAFYDGRLATEHPGARPADLFRSPFAMVNTADRPLGERGETALNGPRGGFRNELEAKIIADLLVHHQEQYPTWAVIVPFNAQRELVLKELNVRQGLPLDAAEHVGTVDSFQGGERDLIIFGFTRSNAAGRIGFLRELRRFNVAVTRARRLLVLVGDLDTLTAAEHRAFRDVMRDMRTHLTGSGHVRGSIEIEKDLRERGMGQPW from the coding sequence GTGAACCCATCGCCCGTACACCTGCCCGGCGCCGTCGCCCTGCTGCCCTCGCCCGGGTTCCTGGACGACATCGGCAACCAGTTCAGCCCGCTGCTGCACGAACTCAACCTGCTCGCAGGGCAGGGTGTGCTCCCGGCCCGGCTCGAAGAGGACGACCGCGGCTGGCGGCTGTTCCTGCATACCTCGACCCGGGTGCTGCGGCTGTATCCGAGCCGGGGCGGTGACGCGTACACCATCGCCCGTGCCCATCCGCGTGGCTTCCGGGACGAAGCGGCGCTGCTGAAGCAGGCCCTGCTGCTGACCAGCCGGCACGGCTTCCGTGCCTTCCCGGACATGGGCGAGTTCAACCGCAGCGTCGCGGGCAGCCGGGTGATCCGGTCGAACCACGACGACACCCTGTGGGATGCCTGGAACGCCCAGCTCGACGCGCCGGCGCCGCACGCGTCACCCCACGAGCACCGCCTGGCCCTGATGGACCTGGTGGTGCAGGCGGCGCGCGACATCGAGCTGGGGCGGGTGGCCGAGCGCGCGCCGCACCAGTACGCCTCCCGGGGTGACGCCAAGGAGGAGCGGCATTCCGCGCGCGGCGTCTACCGGTTCCGCATGCTGCGGCGGCCCGAGCTGGCCGTGAACACGGTGGTGTGCCTCGGCGACGCGCCGGACCTGCGCGGTGTCGTCATCCGGGTCGACGGCAACGAGGTCACGGTGCGTTTCGAACCGGGCGCGGACTTCCGGCGCATCGGGGCGCAGGGCACACTCATGGTCCTGCCCAGCGACCGGGTCTTCCGCGCCCAGCTTAAGGCGATCGATACGCTCCGCCGCGGCGGCGGCCGCAATCCGCAGCTACTCGACGCGCTGCTCGACGGCGCCGTCCGCCCGTACGCGCCGGACACGTCCGTGCAGCCCGCGGGCAGGCTCGACGGCGACCAGCGCGAGGCACTCGGGCGGTCGGCCGCGGTGCCCGACGTCCTCTGCGTGCTGGGCCCGCCCGGCACGGGCAAGACCACCACCATCGTCGAGATGGTCCGGGCCGCCGTCCAGCGCGGAGAGCGCGTCCTGGTCACCTCGCACACCCACCGGGCCGTCGACAACGTGCTCGAGAACCTGCCCGCCGACATGAACGTCGTCCGGTTCGGCAACGAGGACCGGATGTCCGCCCGGGTGAAGGCCCTGTCCGCGGAGAGCCAGGCCGAGACCGCCCGCAGGGAGATCCTCGCCGACACCGCCGCGCTCGACCAGCTCGCCGCCCAGCACAGCCACCGGCCGCTGGCCGAGCAGCACCTCACCCACCTCGACGATCAGCTGCGGCGGCTGACGGCCGCCGAACAGGAGACACGACGGCTCGACGCCGCGCTGCTCGACGTGGTCGCGCCGGCCGGTTCCCCGCTGCGCCGGGAACTCGACCAGGCCGCCGCGGCGATCACCGGGCACCGCGAGCAACTCGCTCAGCTGCAGCGGGCGGTCGACGCCGTCGGCCGCCGGATCGCGTTCGCCCGGCGGATCGCCGCCGACCTGCCATTCCTGGCCTTCCTCAGCAACTGGTTCATCGCCTGGCAGAGCGGCCACGCCGCAGCCGCCGGGCAGTCGCAGGCACGTATACGGGTGGAGCTGGCCGCCGCCGAGGCCGCCCACCGATCCGTACTGCAGCAGGCCGAAACCCTGGCCGCGAGCACCCCCGCCGCCCGCGGGCTGCTCGAAGCGCGGGCGGCGGCCCAGCGGGCGACGGCCGCGGCCCGCGCGCAGGCCGAAGCCTCGTCGGGCGCGCTCGGCCTGCTGCTCGGGCCGCTGTTCGCGCCGCCGGCGCCGCAGCCGACGGTGGAGGATTGGCGCCGCTACCACGGCGACTGCCGGTCCGGGTTCGACCTGATCGAGCGGCGGCACGCGCTGTTGCAGGAGTGGCGGGCCCGCTGCGGCGACCTGACCACCGAACTGCAGAACGAGATCGCCCGCTACGCCGACGTCCTCGGCGCGACCTGCATCGGCACGGACACCTCCGCCCGGATCGCGGAGATGGAGTTCGACCTGACGATCGTCGACGAGGCGGGCCAGATCTCCCTGCCCAACCTGCTCGTGCCGCTGATCCGCTCGCAGCGGATGGTGCTCGTCGGCGACCACCGGCAGCTGCCGCCCTACCTCGACGACGAGCTGCGCCGCTGGGGCGACGATGTCGCCCGTCACCAGGGCTTGACCGCTCAGGAGATCGGCCAGGTTCGGGACCTGCTGGTCAAGAGCGGTTTCGAGACGCTGTTCCCCCGGCTCGGGCCCGCCAACGCCGTCTGGCTGCGCACGCAGCGCCGCATGCCCGCCGAGATCGCGCAGTTCGTGTCCCGCGCCTTCTACGACGGCAGGCTGGCCACCGAACACCCCGGCGCCCGCCCTGCCGACCTGTTCAGGAGCCCGTTCGCCATGGTGAACACCGCCGACCGGCCGCTGGGCGAACGCGGCGAGACGGCGCTGAACGGGCCGCGCGGCGGCTTTCGCAACGAACTGGAAGCAAAGATCATCGCGGACCTGCTGGTCCACCATCAGGAGCAGTATCCGACCTGGGCGGTGATCGTGCCGTTCAACGCCCAGCGGGAGCTGGTCCTCAAGGAGCTGAACGTGCGGCAGGGCCTGCCGCTCGACGCGGCGGAGCACGTCGGCACCGTCGACTCGTTCCAGGGCGGCGAGCGCGATCTGATCATCTTCGGTTTCACCCGGAGCAACGCGGCGGGCCGGATCGGGTTCCTGCGCGAGCTGCGCCGCTTCAACGTGGCCGTCACGCGGGCACGCCGGCTGCTCGTCCTCGTCGGGGACCTGGACACGCTGACCGCCGCGGAGCACCGGGCGTTCCGCGACGTCATGCGGGACATGCGTACGCACCTGACGGGCAGCGGCCACGTACGCGGTTCCATCGAGATCGAGAAGGACCTGCGCGAGCGCGGAATGGGGCAGCCATGGTGA
- a CDS encoding glycosyl hydrolase, giving the protein MNRIRPRPAQRRGLLALSMVLTTALLGPIAPATAAAEPMIWGAHVGRRGGESEQQAVQNLEASLGQSLRGSRIFVLWDQQFPDSYHNWLRSTNHTLLLSVKARRLNGQRIPWSSIANAAPGQAIYDDIVSWSARIKSWGAPIYFIFNHEPEASTNLQNGDATDFKNAWRRIVTVFRAQGVTNAKYLLTMTDYSFFVNPTDRRRAEKWYPGDDVVDGIGADSYNWYTCRGSNEGWKSLQSIIEPLRQFGTQHPGEELWLPEFATVEDPAQPNRKAAWLAAAQALFKQPGWEQFRGLLYFHTEHDNSQYPACDWWADSSAQSRDAFAAMGADPYFGGAAEPPPPPPPGSGLLFVVGDPAALTTGDTAVRNRLTAAGHTVTLADDGTVTAGDATGQAAVLISASVSSSLTSRFRDVAVPVLTWKPWIYDDMRMTGATADVSYGNVSASSAVITAAGHPLAAGRTGTVGLYATNQTIGFGIPDTGAGGATTVATVSGQPGIFVYESGASMVGGTPAPGCRIAFPASATSPAAFASGGGALFDAAVGYAAENCAAP; this is encoded by the coding sequence ATGAACAGGATTCGCCCACGTCCCGCCCAGCGCCGAGGGCTGCTGGCCCTGAGCATGGTGCTGACGACCGCTCTGCTGGGACCGATCGCGCCGGCGACGGCCGCCGCCGAGCCCATGATCTGGGGGGCGCACGTCGGCCGCCGCGGGGGTGAGAGCGAGCAGCAGGCGGTCCAGAACCTCGAGGCGTCGCTCGGCCAGAGCCTGCGCGGCTCCCGCATCTTCGTGCTGTGGGACCAGCAGTTCCCGGACAGCTACCACAACTGGCTGCGCAGCACGAACCACACGCTGCTGCTGTCGGTCAAGGCGCGCCGGCTCAACGGCCAGCGGATCCCGTGGAGCAGCATCGCGAACGCGGCGCCCGGCCAGGCGATCTACGACGACATCGTGTCGTGGTCGGCCAGGATCAAGAGCTGGGGCGCACCGATCTACTTCATCTTCAACCATGAACCCGAGGCGTCGACCAACCTCCAGAACGGAGACGCCACGGATTTCAAGAACGCATGGCGCCGGATCGTCACGGTATTCCGCGCGCAGGGCGTGACGAATGCGAAGTACCTGCTGACCATGACCGACTACAGCTTCTTCGTCAATCCGACCGACCGTCGCCGCGCGGAGAAGTGGTACCCGGGTGACGACGTCGTCGACGGCATCGGCGCGGACTCCTACAACTGGTACACCTGCCGGGGCAGCAACGAGGGCTGGAAGTCGCTGCAGTCGATCATCGAGCCCCTGCGGCAGTTCGGGACGCAGCATCCGGGCGAGGAGCTGTGGCTGCCCGAGTTCGCCACGGTCGAGGACCCCGCCCAGCCCAACCGGAAGGCGGCGTGGCTGGCTGCCGCGCAGGCGCTGTTCAAGCAGCCCGGGTGGGAGCAGTTCCGCGGCCTGCTCTACTTCCACACCGAGCACGACAACAGCCAGTACCCGGCGTGCGACTGGTGGGCGGACTCCTCGGCGCAGTCCCGCGACGCCTTCGCGGCCATGGGCGCGGACCCGTACTTCGGCGGCGCGGCCGAACCCCCGCCCCCGCCACCGCCCGGCAGCGGGCTGCTCTTCGTGGTCGGGGACCCGGCCGCACTCACCACGGGTGACACCGCGGTCCGCAACCGGCTGACCGCGGCGGGCCACACCGTGACCCTCGCCGACGACGGCACGGTCACGGCAGGCGACGCCACGGGTCAGGCCGCGGTGCTGATCTCGGCGTCGGTGTCCTCGAGCCTCACCTCGCGGTTCCGGGACGTCGCCGTGCCCGTCCTGACGTGGAAGCCGTGGATCTACGACGACATGCGGATGACGGGCGCCACCGCGGACGTCAGCTACGGCAACGTCTCCGCGTCCTCCGCCGTCATCACCGCTGCCGGTCATCCGCTCGCCGCCGGCCGGACCGGCACGGTCGGCCTCTACGCCACGAACCAGACCATCGGCTTCGGGATACCCGACACCGGTGCCGGCGGTGCCACGACGGTGGCGACCGTCTCCGGGCAGCCCGGCATCTTCGTGTACGAGTCCGGGGCGAGCATGGTCGGCGGGACGCCCGCACCCGGCTGCCGGATCGCGTTCCCGGCGAGCGCGACGAGCCCGGCTGCCTTCGCGTCCGGTGGCGGAGCACTGTTCGACGCGGCGGTCGGCTACGCGGCGGAGAACTGCGCCGCACCCTGA
- a CDS encoding SCO2525 family SAM-dependent methyltransferase, giving the protein MSATGKASLVPAVNNAECPWDLFDSESYQQRNYATLHELDQIIIPKLARFFEEQNLGGDLEAVDVGPGTNLYPAMSMLPFAKSITLLEYSSTNIAWLEDEIGSYRESWNAFWRALADSSDHYGAIAEPGVLLKEVADVQKGSIFDLAEGRWDLGTMFFVAESITGMRDECAKATTRFVRSLKPGAPFAATFMENSRGYVVGGHTFPAVAVTEVDVLTLLRDVACDITLHPIRSPHLFRHGYDGMMLVTGVRSDTRSEPARESGWATISGRTGRRDRQHAAR; this is encoded by the coding sequence GTGTCCGCCACCGGGAAGGCAAGCCTCGTGCCAGCTGTCAACAACGCCGAGTGCCCCTGGGACCTGTTCGACTCCGAGTCGTATCAGCAACGCAACTATGCCACGCTGCACGAACTGGACCAGATAATCATCCCGAAGCTGGCCCGCTTCTTCGAGGAGCAGAACCTCGGCGGCGATCTGGAGGCGGTCGACGTCGGTCCGGGGACGAATCTCTACCCGGCGATGTCGATGCTGCCTTTCGCGAAGAGCATCACTCTGCTGGAGTACTCCTCGACCAACATCGCCTGGTTAGAGGACGAGATCGGCAGCTACCGTGAGTCATGGAACGCATTCTGGCGGGCGCTGGCCGACAGTTCTGACCACTATGGCGCCATCGCCGAGCCGGGCGTGCTCCTGAAGGAGGTCGCCGACGTCCAGAAAGGCAGCATCTTCGATCTCGCCGAAGGCCGGTGGGATCTGGGAACGATGTTCTTCGTCGCCGAGTCCATCACCGGGATGCGGGACGAGTGCGCGAAGGCGACCACCAGGTTCGTGCGTTCGCTGAAGCCCGGGGCACCGTTCGCGGCCACGTTCATGGAGAACTCCCGGGGATACGTGGTCGGCGGACACACCTTCCCGGCCGTGGCCGTCACGGAGGTGGACGTGCTGACGCTGCTGCGTGACGTGGCCTGCGACATCACGCTGCACCCCATCCGGTCACCTCACCTGTTCCGTCACGGCTACGACGGAATGATGCTGGTCACGGGTGTTCGCAGCGACACTCGAAGCGAACCCGCACGCGAATCCGGATGGGCCACAATCAGCGGAAGGACCGGCCGACGTGACCGACAGCACGCCGCGCGCTAG